The following DNA comes from Alnus glutinosa chromosome 6, dhAlnGlut1.1, whole genome shotgun sequence.
CTCCCCTATGATTTTTGTGCTTACAATTTCATCTGGGTATCTGTTTCACAAAAAGATAAGCcaattttaagaaataaatacaCTTGTTAGCATGTTATTAGACATATGAGCAGCAAGTCCTAAAAGAATTGtcaatttaacatttttcttaaattacaGTGTCAATATATACCCCGGGCCGCGGCCGAGACAGAGCAGGTCATTGCCGTGGCATGAGGAGCGATTGAAATCACAAGGTTTCCCACTGTCAGTGCAAAAGGCGCCTAGCACATTTGGGGTCACATCTCCCACATTTGATTGGCAAAATGCTCCAACAAATAGTGACCCATCGTTCTTCACCTTAAAACCTTGGCTGCTTGTTTTGCTGCAAGGCTTTCCTCCCGTGGCTTTGATTGTTTGTGCTTTCTCAACTAGTGTGCCAGTATCTATCTCAAACGGGAATTATAATTAAACAGTTTTTTTATCACGACTACCATAAATTCATATCATAAAACTTGagattatatacatatatagagaTCGATGAACTTACTGGATGTGTTAGCGGGGTTGGTGATTGGTGTGGAGGAAGATTTAGCGTTGGAAGTGAACCAGTCCTCGAAGAACCTGGCAGCCGCACCTTTGTTGTCCCCACTGACGAGCTTGTTGTCTCTGCTCATGGAAGTTCCATGCGTTGCGTGCCAACTGAAGGCTCCAATGTCCTTTCCACTTGCACCATCAACAAACTTGAGAAGAGTCATTTGGGTATCCACGTTGTTTGGGTACCGTGCTCTCTCCTCTGCTGGGTTCAACAAATAAGCACTTGGGCTCCTGTTTATCCCCGCGTTTTCCACGTCCCCTACAAAACATTAACGCACTAATTTTATTCTAAGTTCGTGTCATGCATGTTAAAAATTTACGGAATAGTGTATATTCCCACTGCAGTAGGGAAAGTGCTAACCTTTGTTTATGAAAATTGAACCAGGCTTGAGATTATTGTGAGCCTGAACAATGCTCTGCTCGATTGCGTCAACAATGGCGTCAAATGATTGTTGCACGAAACCTAGAGAAGTAACAGAGTAAACCAAGTACTGCAAGTAACCCCCTGGTCCAGCATGAGTATGGATGCCGCTGATTGCTACATTTTCCTCCGTGTATAAATTTCCAAACCTTCAAAaatacccaacaaaaaaaaaatatcatatatgCATTAGTCAAACAGTTACGATCGACTCCGGGCCTCGAGTCGAAGATCGTAGGGGATTCCGTGCACTAGCATCAgttgctagtgctcttacaCTTTGCTTGGCTTTAATTGGTCTACCTTGATTTTAGCCTCTCTACCACTTTTATGGTGACAAGCTGTGAAGCCATGCCGGCGTCAAGATTGACAAAAGCGAACCTTGGACCTTGAGAACTCTCGGCAATAACAAAAGCCCTAGCTCTTAGCCTGAAATGGATACCGGCGGTGGTTTGGTCGAAGTTAGCGTAACCCATCATGTTCACCCCGGCAGCAGGACCAGTCATGTCGTAGCTCCCCACCCCTATCAAGTATTCCCCATTTGTGGCACCAAACACGCCACAAAAAACGCCGAGAACAATTACAAGTAACGCACAATGTGGGCATTGATGATGCATTGTGCTACCCATCATCCTGTTTGATGTCCAACAAATTTGATTTGGGGGCAAAGATGCATACAAAGCCGGCGTAAAGTTTGAACTAACTTCTTGTGATTTTTAACGTTGTTGTTTCTTAGGATTTAGTGACGAGATTCTTTGCATGTGTTGGACCCGGCCAAGAAAAGAATTGAAGGAGAATTCTTGGATTGTTTCGTCTATTTGCCAAGGGGTCTGAGTTGGCACAAGTGCATCATTTCTTAGATTTCTCCGTACGTGAGATGGACTAGGTTTGCTTTTCTCCATTAACAACGGGTATTATGTAGCTTCAATCGCTTACGCCCTCACAAACAAAAGTTTCTACACGTGACCTTATTCTCCTTCCGCTTGTCAAGACGTACGCTAAAATCGAAGCACATAGCGTTTGAGACATGATATGTTGTCCTCTCGTGACATAATTATTAgcttttttattaaacaataaatcataaatcatgtaaatgggttggagtttgattttatgttttttctttaaaaaattaatcaataaaagTCAATAGTTGTGTTTTTGGAtagcaaaatatcatttttaaaagtgtttACATCTAGCTAgtcaatttaattagaaaaatatttgataaacatttattttttaatttataacatTCTTTTTTCTatcaataaagaataaagaaattattaaaaaataatatttaaataaaatagtgaaaatgagtagttaaaatagagaatagatatatgtgctttgaaaaattaggtagctaaaatagaaatatgtaatttttcagCTAAAATTGAGAACAAATTTGCGAAGCTAGATGCGAATGCTCTTTACATTTAGGGCACTCATTGGTGGAAAATTATgccgaaaagaaaagaaaagaaaaaaagaaagaaattgggaaaaaaaatgtaaaatcagacGATATAGTTTACTTGATTTGCAATAAACTCCACGTGGTATCAAAATGTTTTAAGAGCTCTCTGTTACATGCGTAAATAACAAATTATTCATTattgtcaaattttgttaaaaacttgACGGGTTATATGAGTTAGTGTACTGTGTCAAagccaataaaaatatgatacttgtcccttataataaaaaatataaaatattaaaactataaatgtataaaaaaattaaaatgagaatGAAAGTctaaaaaaagtttataaaaaaaaattggaggcaGTAGGCGGGAACAATCAACTCCAATTACCTAACCCACAGCTACTAAACACATTAAGTATACACCTACTAATTAAATACATGGGTTAAACACTTTATTCATACCTATggtttgataattttattttttgtcccatgTGCTTTCATTTGTGTCACCAGATAGTACTTGTGCTATGGAAAAAGATGGAGATAGTACCTCCGTTCATTTTTTCGTTCAAAACTAATGTCTGGCCATGGCATCGGACAAGTGTCGGTGTGATAATGCAATACCTGTCTTCAGATGCAACGTcagtgccacgtcagcactgatgtggctacaattttttttccttttcttttaattttaaggatttttttttttttaaaaaaaaaaaaaaatgtagtaacCACCCCTTTGGACCACATGCAGGTGTTAAATTTACTTAGTTTTCTCAAGCTTTTCTGTATGTTCATATTGCATTACTTTGTGTTAAATTTAGCGACAAAATCTACATTTTTGCTTTGTGTTCTCTCTGTGGTATGACGGTGTGCCAAATTAAATTGACATTACAAAAAAACCAAGATTTAGTGACAGTGAATAGTATTgtaaatggcaaaaaaaaaaaaagacgacaCTAACCGTATGGTGACATTTGAATATTATCGTTTATTAAACGACACTAAACGTAGGGCCGGTCGAGAATTTGTGATAAGGGTCAAACGACATTAAActgtaatttcaaaaaaaaaaaaaaaaaaaaaaatgttcagattctctctttcattttttatttttaaaaaaaattctcccttTCTTCCTttgccttttcttcttcttcaccccTGATGTATGCATGTGTTTTGAATGATGAAGTTGAACAACTTGATTGGAAACTGGAAagttaatccaaaaaaaaataaaaatctagagGCTGCTTTTTGTGGGATTGAATTCTTTGACTAGCAATGACGGTCAATATTCTGCAAATCTTAACCACCAACTAATTTCACCTCCAAAACAGCGGCCAAATCTATGCATTTGAGGAAGTCAGTTAACATGAATATTACATAGGATGTCCCCTAAAAAATGAACAGAAAAACCTGGTAAGTCACATAGGAGTAAGGTTGTGTACAGTAGAAATAAAAATGTCGTCCAATTTCAGGTAGAGATTTGTTCGGTATATCTACCCAACAGGAATGCCGGTTCTTCTCTTATCCTCCACATTAACAATTCCCAAAAGAACCTCCTTCATGACCTATATCCTTCTTCCAAACTGGGATGTCGTTGATGTAGGCATTTCATTGCAAGCATAGCGCATCAAGTCCGCATTTGTGGCATCCAATTCCTTATGGAGCTGAAGGACATGCCTTTGGAGGATTGAGATGGCTCCAACACACCCAAAGACtgacatgcatttttaatttccTTAAAACTTGCAGGCGTTCCAGGGAGAATTGGAGTAGCTGGAAGAGGCCAGACATCTTCACCTTTAGTCACTAAATTTTAGTGATTTTAGTGACATTTGGGACTAAATGtcactaaaattttaaattattgtcATTTCGGACTAAACGTCACTTAAGTTTAATGTAGTTTGGGACTAAACGTCACTATTTAGCATCGTTTGTACAAGCGACGCTAAATTAGCCATAAATTTTTATAGGAGGGGACTATCCTCCGATGAGTATATATAGCTCTATAAggattttataaatatttccCTTGACTCTACAACTTCTTCTCGAATCTTTGGCTCATGACTTTCTTGCATTGAAATTGCCATACAAACATTTGATTTCCTCCAATAAATCAAGTTTGTAAGTAGAAATTTTGTGTCAAAAAACTATCTAAATAAAATTTAGCATTGTAAAACTTTCACCATATCTATCAATAAAACTACAagatatttatacatatatgaatcaaatattatttgaatGATTTTGTTGTGATCAAGTgaaatgtatttattatttttctaagcaaa
Coding sequences within:
- the LOC133871691 gene encoding neutral ceramidase 2-like, with product MGSTMHHQCPHCALLVIVLGVFCGVFGATNGEYLIGVGSYDMTGPAAGVNMMGYANFDQTTAGIHFRLRARAFVIAESSQGPRFAFVNLDAGMASQLVTIKVVERLKSRFGNLYTEENVAISGIHTHAGPGGYLQYLVYSVTSLGFVQQSFDAIVDAIEQSIVQAHNNLKPGSIFINKGDVENAGINRSPSAYLLNPAEERARYPNNVDTQMTLLKFVDGASGKDIGAFSWHATHGTSMSRDNKLVSGDNKGAAARFFEDWFTSNAKSSSTPITNPVEIDTGTLVEKAQTIKATGGKPCSKTSSQGFKVKNDGSLFVGAFCQSNVGDVTPNVLGAFCTDSGKPCDFNRSSCHGNDLLCLGRGPGYPDEIVSTKIIGERQFQKAVDLFTSPAEELTGKIDYRHVYLNFTNIEVDLDGNKVVKTCPAALGPGFAAGTTDGPGVFGFQQGDTKINKLWKQLRDLLKEPSQYQVDCQQPKTVLLDTGEMFEPYAWAPAILPIQMLRLGKLIILSVPGEFTTMAGRRLRKAVKETLISNGNGEFDDFTDIVIAGLTNTYSQYVATFEEYKQQRYEAASTIYGPYTLSAYIQEFNKLAKAMAKGEKIINKGPSPPDLSSVQLRLVPDPFGDSPPPGINFGDMKQDIIGGTFRKGDRPSATFWSANPRYDLLTEGTFAVVELLQEERWVPVYDDDDFSLYFKWNLDNSSFYGTATTEWKIPKEASSGVYRLRHFGSARKTKDSPINYFTGASAAFAVS